The Granulicella sp. 5B5 nucleotide sequence GTGGATCATGGCGCGGGCGAGGTCCTGCAGGGTGCAGCCCTGGTTGGGGAAGAGCTTGATCAGAACAGGGAAGAGTGCCGCAAAGATGCGGTAGTAGGAGCGGACGTTTCGCTGGCCGGGCATGGGCTTCATGAAGCCGGGGCGGAGGTTGACCTCGTGGGCGAAGCCGAGGGTGGCGAGGGCGTTTTCGGTGCGGCCTTTGACTCGCGCCCACATGATGCGGCCTTTTTCGGTGCTGTCGGTCTGCGCGCCGGAGATGAAGCAGAAGGTCATCTGCGGATTGAGCGCGAGGAGCGTTGCGGCAAAGTGGAGAGTGATGTCGTAGGTGATGTGGGTGTAGTCGGGCTCGGACATGCCGGCGGAGCTGATGCCGGCGCAGTAGAAGCAGGCGTCGTAGCCGGAGAGTTGGTCCGTGACGGCTTCGAGGTGCATGAAGTCCGGGACGAGGAGCTCGCGGAGTTTGGGGTGGGCGAGGTCGAAGTGCTTGCGGTTGACGATGAGTACCTGCTCGATGGCTGGGTTCTGGAGACATTCGAGGAGGACGCCTTCGCCGACGAGGCCGGTGGCTCCGGTGAGGATGATTTTGAGGGGCATGTGGGCCTTTGTGGTGGGTCAATTTGTTGAGGTTCGACCCGTTATCAAAACTGTACGCTAATGGACCTGCTCCGCAGGCGCGCCATGCAGGCTGTGGAGAAGTTATAGCGGAATGCGATAGGCTTCTGTCGACGCACTGCAGACCTATCTCGTGTGCTGAACGGAGAGATGCGACTTATGACGACCCGCCGGACCGAATGGCTGCGTGTCTGCCTTGGCATCGTAGTGTTGGTGTTGATGGGCGGAGCGCGCATTCTGATTGCGCAGGCGACAGTGCCCACCTATGCGAATCCCAATGCCGATCCCGAGGCGCGGATCACCGATCTGCTCGCGCATATGACGATTGACGAGAAGATCCATGCGCTTAGTACCGATCCGTCTGTACCACGGCTTGGTATCGTCGGGACGGGGCATGTTGAGGGGTTGCACGGTCTCGCCCTCGGTGGGCCGGGCCATTGGGAGGGCAGGCTCAATCAAGCGGTGGTTTTGACCACGCAGTTTCCGCAGTCCCGTGGTCTGGGACAAACATGGGACCCTGCGTTGATCCAGCAAGCTGCCGCGCAAGAGGCGCTGGAGACCCGGTTTGCATGGCAGAAGTATCGGCGGGGTGGGTTGGTTGTGCGTGCGCCTAATGCCGATCTCAGCCGCGATCCGCGCTGGGGGCGCAGCGAGGAGAGCTATGGCGAAGACCCCTTTCTGGTGGGCACGCTTGCTACAGCTTTCACGCGAGGTTTGCAAGGCAACGATCCTCATGTGTGGGAGACGGCCTCGCTGCTGAAGCACTTTCTTGCGAACAGCAATGAAGACAATCGCGATGGCTCGTCCTCCAACTTCGATACGCGGCTGTTTCATGAGTACTATGCGGTGCCGTTTCGGATGGCGATTGAAGACGGCCATGCGAATGCGATGATGACTTCATACAACGCCTGGAACGGCGTGCCGATGGCGGCAAATCCGGTACTGCGCAGTGTGGTGATGGCGGACTGGCACTTTGACGGCATCCTTTGCACCGATGCAGGCGCGCTGACCAACATGGTGACGCATCACCACACGTACGCAGATCTTCCAACGGCCGCCGCAGCGGCGATCCATGCGGGGATCAACCAGTTTCTGGATAAGTATGACGCGCCGGTCCACGAGGCACTTGCACAGGGCCTTATCACCGAAGCCGATATCGACCGGAACCTTCGCGGCGTGTATCGCGTGATGCTGCGGCTCGGTGTCTTCGATTCCGATGACCACTCGCCATACGCGAGTATCGGTGTCGGTAGCGGGATTGAAGGCGACCCTTGGAATGCTGCTTCGGCGCGGGCGCTGGTCCGCAAGGTGACGGACGAGTCCATCGTTCTGCTGAAGAACGATCACAACACGCTGCCGCTGGACGCGGCAAAGACGCAGTCGATTGCCGTGATTGGGCCATGGGCGGATACGGTGGCGCTGGACTGGTACAGCGGGACGCCGCCGCGCGTGGTGACACCGCTTGAGGGGATTCGTCTGCGGGTCCCGAACGCCAAGGTGAGCTTCAGCGATGGCAAGGATGCTGCCGCGGCTGCGGCGCTTGCGGCGAAGTCGCAGATGGCGATTGTGATTGTGGGCAATCATCCTACGTGCAATGCGGGGTGGAACGTGTGCGCTTCTCCCAGCGAAGGCAAGGAGGCCATCGACCGTAAGAGTCTTACGCTGGAGGATGAGGCGCTCGTTGAGCGTGTGCTTGCGGCGAACCCGAACACGATTGTGGTTTTGCAAACCAGCTTTCCTTACACGACGAACTGGACGCAGGAGCATGCGCCCGCGATTGTGCAGATAACGCACAACAGTGAGGAGCAGGGCAATGCGCTGGCGGATGTCCTGTTCGGAAGCTATGACCCTGCCGGTCGACTTACGCAGACGTGGCCTGCGAGCCTGGACCAGTTGCCGCCGATGATGGACTACGATCTGCGCCATGGCCGCACGTATCTGTACTCAAAGCAGAAGCCTCTGTATCCG carries:
- a CDS encoding NAD-dependent epimerase/dehydratase family protein, with the protein product MPLKIILTGATGLVGEGVLLECLQNPAIEQVLIVNRKHFDLAHPKLRELLVPDFMHLEAVTDQLSGYDACFYCAGISSAGMSEPDYTHITYDITLHFAATLLALNPQMTFCFISGAQTDSTEKGRIMWARVKGRTENALATLGFAHEVNLRPGFMKPMPGQRNVRSYYRIFAALFPVLIKLFPNQGCTLQDLARAMIHTALTGAPKPILENKDIKALATS
- a CDS encoding glycoside hydrolase family 3 C-terminal domain-containing protein, with translation MTTRRTEWLRVCLGIVVLVLMGGARILIAQATVPTYANPNADPEARITDLLAHMTIDEKIHALSTDPSVPRLGIVGTGHVEGLHGLALGGPGHWEGRLNQAVVLTTQFPQSRGLGQTWDPALIQQAAAQEALETRFAWQKYRRGGLVVRAPNADLSRDPRWGRSEESYGEDPFLVGTLATAFTRGLQGNDPHVWETASLLKHFLANSNEDNRDGSSSNFDTRLFHEYYAVPFRMAIEDGHANAMMTSYNAWNGVPMAANPVLRSVVMADWHFDGILCTDAGALTNMVTHHHTYADLPTAAAAAIHAGINQFLDKYDAPVHEALAQGLITEADIDRNLRGVYRVMLRLGVFDSDDHSPYASIGVGSGIEGDPWNAASARALVRKVTDESIVLLKNDHNTLPLDAAKTQSIAVIGPWADTVALDWYSGTPPRVVTPLEGIRLRVPNAKVSFSDGKDAAAAAALAAKSQMAIVIVGNHPTCNAGWNVCASPSEGKEAIDRKSLTLEDEALVERVLAANPNTIVVLQTSFPYTTNWTQEHAPAIVQITHNSEEQGNALADVLFGSYDPAGRLTQTWPASLDQLPPMMDYDLRHGRTYLYSKQKPLYPFGFGLSYTRFSYSDLRVEQHGDMVHIHVSVANTGGKDGDEVVQIYAAHQGSAVSRPLEELVAFKRVPIERGQTQSVEFDVPLSRLAYWDEASKRFVVERDRVEFRAAASSADIRLRKVIAIEPEANALITGR